The Setaria italica strain Yugu1 chromosome IX, Setaria_italica_v2.0, whole genome shotgun sequence genome has a window encoding:
- the LOC101778260 gene encoding subtilisin-like protease SBT1.6, with product MPRTLAAGPRTLLLLLYEAHVDGHRSAKRRNRPQHPTTSQLTPRAPHYCRFHYCRFHRSSSASPRTVPSLSVSLAHSLMAAPRCPFPFLLLLLLAMLALSAPALPRADAGGGEARKTYIFRVDHRAKPSVFPTHAHWYASAAFASSGAGAAPLEPLHVYGTVFNGFSASVPASRAEELRRHPAVLAAFEDRVRPLHTTRSPQFMGLRARLGLWSLADYGSDVVVGVLDTGVWPERRSLSDRNLPPVPARWRGGCDAGPGFPKSSCNRKLVGARFFSQGHGAHYGAAAVASNGSVEFMSPRDADGHGTHTATTAAGSVAYEASMQGYAPGVAKGVAPKARVAAYKVCWKGAGCMDSDILAGFDRAVADGVDVISVSIGGGGGVTAPFYLDPIAIGAYGAVSRGVFVATSAGNEGPTSMSVTNVAPWLATVGAGTIDRNFPAEIVLGDGRRLSGVSLYSGKPLTNSSLPLYYPGRTGGLSASMCMENSIDPSLVKGKIVVCDRGSSPRVAKGMVVKEAGGAAMVLTNGEANGEGLVGDAHVLPACAVGEKEGDALKAYAANASNPSATISFGGTVVGVKPAPVVASFSARGPNGLVPEILKPDFIAPGVNILAAWTGATGPTGLEGDTRRTEFNILSGTSMACPHASGAAALLRSAHPGWSPAAIRSALMTTAVVNDNRGGPVGDEAEPGRAATPFDYGAGHITLGKALDPGLVYDAGEEDYVAFMCSIGYEPNAIEVVTHKPVSCPPSTGNAASGSDLNYPSISVVLRGGNQSRTVTRTATNVGAQASATYTARVQMAAGSGVSVSAKPEKLVFSPGVKKQSFTVTVTAPSAPGTAAPVYGYLVWSDGGGHDVRSPIVVTWLQPM from the coding sequence ATGCCACGGACGTTGGCAGCGGGGCCAAGGACATTACTACTGCTGCTGTACGAAGCCCACGTCGACGGCCACCGCAGCGCCAAAAGGCGAAACCGCCCCCAACATCCCACTACCTCGCAATTAACTCCCCGCGCACCGCACTACTGTCGCTTCCACTACTGCCGCTTCCACCGCTCGTCCTCGGCATCGCCACGCACGGTGCCATCACTCTCAGTCTCACTCGCTCACTCACTCATGGCGGCTCCTCGCTGCCcgttccccttcctcctcctcctcctcctcgcgatGCTGGCGCTGTcagcgccggcgctgccgcgagccgacgccggcggcggggaggcgaggAAGACGTACATCTTCCGCGTGGACCACCGCGCCAAGCCGTCCGTGTTCCCCACCCACGCGCACTGGtacgcctccgccgccttcgcctcatccggggccggggccgccccGCTCGAGCCGCTCCACGTCTACGGCACCGTCTTCAACGGCTTCTCCGCGTCCGTGCCGGCGTCCCGCGCCGAGGAGCTGCGTCGCCACccggccgtgctcgccgcgtTCGAGGACCGCGTGCGCCCGCTGCACACCACCCGGTCGCCGCAGTTCATGGGCCTCCGCGCGCGGCTCGGGCTCTGGTCCCTCGCGGACTACGGCTccgacgtcgtcgtcggggtGCTCGATACCGGCGTGTGGCCCGAGCGCCGCAGCCTGTCCGACAGGAACCTGCCGCCTGTCCCGgcgcggtggcgcggcggctgCGACGCGGGGCCCGGGTTCCCCAAGTCCTCGTGCAACAGGAAGCTCGTCGGCGCGCGGTTCTTCTCGCAGGGCCACGGCGCGCACTacggcgccgcggccgtggcgTCCAACGGGTCCGTGGAGTTCATGTCCCCGCGCGACGCCGACGGGCACGGGACGCacacggccaccaccgccgcgggCAGCGTCGCGTACGAGGCGAGCATGCAGGGGTACGCGCCCGGGGTCGCCAAGGGCGTCGCGCCCAAGGCCAGGGTCGCCGCGTACAAGGTGTGCTGGAAGGGCGCCGGCTGCATGGACTCCGACATCCTCGCCGGCTTCGACCGCGCCGTGGCCGATGGCGTCGACGTCATCTCCGTctcgatcggcggcggcggcggcgtgacggcgcCGTTCTACCTCGACCCGATCGCGATCGGCGCGTACGGCGCCGTCTCGCGGGGAGTGTTCGTGGCCACCTCCGCCGGAAACGAGGGGCCAACCTCCATGTCCGTGACCAACGTCGCGCCGTGGCTCGCCACCGTGGGCGCCGGCACCATCGACCGCAACTTCCCCGCTGAAATCGTGCTCGGCGACGGCAGACGCTTGTCAGGTGTGTCACTGTACTCCGGCAAGCCTCTGACCAATTCGTCGTTGCCGTTGTACTACCCCGGCAGGACAGGCGGGCTGTCCGCTTCGATGTGCATGGAGAACTCCATCGACCCGTCACTGGTGAAAGGCAAGATCGTCGTCTGCGACCGCGGCAGCAGCCCGCGCGTGGCCAAGGGAATGGTCGTCAAGGAAGCCGGTGGCGCGGCGATGGTTCTGACTAATGGAGAGGCCAACGGCGAAGGCCTGGTCGGAGACGCCCATGTCCTCCCTGCTTGCGCGGTGGGGGAGAAGGAGGGCGACGCGCTCAAGGCCTATGCTGCAAACGCCTCCAATCCGTCTGCAACAATTAGCTTCGGGGGCACGGTCGTCGGCGTCAAGCCGGCGCCCGTGGTGGCGTCGTTCTCGGCGCGTGGACCCAACGGACTCGTCCCGGAGATCCTCAAGCCGGACTTCATCGCCCCGGGCGTTAACATCCTCGCGGCGTGGACGGGCGCCACGGGTCCGACCGGCCTGGAAGGTGACACCCGCCGCACGGAGTTCAACATCCTGTCGGGAACGTCCATGGCGTGCCCGCACGcgagcggcgccgcggcgctgctCCGGTCCGCGCACCCCGGGTGGTCGCCAGCGGCGATACGCTCCGCGCTGATGACCACGGCCGTCGTGAACGACAACCGCGGCGGGCCCGTGGGCGACGAGGCCGAGCCCGGGCGCGCCGCGACGCCGTTCGACTACGGCGCGGGGCACATCACGCTCGGCAAGGCCCTGGACCCCGGCCTGGTCTACgacgccggggaggaggacTACGTCGCGTTCATGTGCAGCATCGGGTACGAGCCGAACGCGATCGAGGTGGTGACGCACAAGCCCGTGTCGTGCCCCCCGTCGACGGGCAACGCCGCCTCGGGCTCCGACCTCAACTACCCGTCCATTTCCGTGGTGCTCCGCGGCGGCAACCAGTCGAGGACGGTGACCCGCACGGCCACCAACGTCGGCGCCCAGGCGTCCGCGACGTACACGGCGCGCGTGCAGATGGCGGCTGGCAGCGGCGTGTCCGTGTCCGCGAAGCCGGAGAAGCTCGTCTTCTCGCCGGGCGTCAAGAAGCAGAGCTTCACGGTGACGGTGACCGCGCCGTCCGCCCCGGGAACCGCGGCGCCCGTGTACGGGTACCTCGTCTGGTcggacggcggcgggcacgACGTGCGGAGCCCCATCGTGGTGACGTGGCTGCAGCCCATGTGA
- the LOC101777854 gene encoding actin-depolymerizing factor 5, with product MAMAYKMATEGMNVKEECQRWFMEMKWKKVHRFVVYKIDERSRAVLVDKVGGPGEGYEELVAALPGDDCRYAVFDFDFVTVDNCQKSKIFFIAWSPTASRIRAKILYATSKQGLRRLLDGVHYEVQATDPSEMGFDVIRGRAQ from the exons ATGGCGATGGCTTACAAGATG GCGACGGAGGGGATGAACGTGAAGGAGGAGTGCCAGCGCTGGTTCATGGAGATGAAGTGGAAGAAGGTGCACCGCTTCGTGGTCTACAAGATCGACGAGCGGTCGCGTGCCGTGCTTGTGGACAAGGTGGGCGGCCCCGGGGAGGGCTACGAGGAGCTCGTCGCCGCGCTGCCCGGCGACGACTGCCGCTACGCCGTCTTCGACTTCGACTTCGTCACCGTCGACAACTGCCAGAAGAGCAAGATCTTCTTCATCGCCTG GTCACCGACGGCGTCGAGGATCAGGGCCAAGATCCTGTACGCGACGTCGAAGCAAGGCCTGCGGCGGCTGCTGGACGGGGTCCACTACGAGGTGCAGGCCACCGACCCCTCCGAGATGGGCTTCGACGTCATCAGAGGCCGCGCGCAATGA
- the LOC101777164 gene encoding 26S proteasome non-ATPase regulatory subunit 4 homolog isoform X2, whose product MVLEATMICIDNSEWMRNGDYAPSRFQAQADAVNLICGAKTQSNPENTVGVMTMAGKGVRVLVTPTSDLGKILACMHGLEVGAEANLAAAIQVAQLALKHRQNKRQQQRIIAFIGSPVKYDKKVLETIGKKLKKNNVALDIVDFGESDDEKPEKLEALIAAVNSSDSSHIVHVPPGDNALSDVLLSTPIFTGEEGGSGFAASAAAAAATGASGFEFGVDPNVDPELALALRLSMEEERARQEAIAKKAAEDTSNTENKDHASSSNSDSIMAEAEPASNAAADDKKQPKDDDDLLQQALAMSMEGGASGSAAVADAAMAEAGAVDPDLALALQMSVQDANMSSDSDMSKVFEDRSFVKSILNSLPGVDPNDPSVKDLLASLHGQGEEKKEDKSDKSDEPEDGKN is encoded by the exons ATGGTGCTCGAG GCGACCATGATCTGCATAGACAACTCGGAGTGGATGCGGAACGGCGACTACGCGCCGTCGCGGTTCCAGGCGCAGGCTGATGCGGTCAACCTCATCTGCGGCGCCAAGACTCAG TCGAACCCGGAGAACACGGTAGGCGTCATGACGATGGCCGGCAAGGGCGTCCGCGTGCTTGTCACTCCCACCAGTGACCTCGGCAAGATCCTCGCCTGTATGCACG GGTTGGAAGTTGGTGCTGAGGCAAACTTGGCTGCGGCCATCCAGGTTGCTCAGCTGGCGCTAAAGCATCGCCAGAACAAGAGGCAGCAGCAGAGGATTATAGCTTTTATTGGAAG TCCTGTTAAATACGACAAGAAAGTTTTGGAGACAATTGGAAAGAAGCTGAAAAAGAACAATGTTGCTCTTGACATTGTTGACTTCGGTGAATCTGATGATGAAAAGCCCGAGAAACTGGAAGCATTGATTGCTGCTGTCAACAGCAGTGACAGCAGTCACATTGTTCATGTTCCTCCTGGCGATAATGCCCTCTCTGATGTCCTTCTAAG CACTCCTATATTTACGGGGGAAGAAGGTGGAAGCGGATTTGCTGCttcagcagctgctgcagcagctacTGGAGCATCTGGATTTGAATTTGGTGTGGACCCAAATGTAGATCCAGAATTGGCACTTGCCCTGCGGTTATCTATGGAGGAAGAGCGAGCAAGGCAAGAGGCTATTGCGAAAAAGGCTGCTGAGGATACTTCGAATACTGAAAATAAGGACCATGCCTCAAGCTCAAACAGCGATTCTATTATGGCTGAAGCAGAACCTGCCTCaaatgctgctgctgatgaCAAAAAACAGCCAAAG gatgatgatgatctacTACAGCAGGCACTTGCAATGTCAATGGAGGGCGGTGCTTCAGGATCTGCAGCTGTGGCTGATGCTGCTATGGCAGAAGCTGGTGCAGTTGACCCCGACTTGGCACTGG CTCTTCAAATGTCTGTCCAGGATGCTAACATGTCCAGTGACTCTGATATGAGCAAGGTGTTCGAAGACAGATCATTTGTTAAATCTATCCTTAACTCG CTTCCTGGTGTTGATCCCAATGATCCATCTGTCAAAGATTTGCTGGCGTCATTGCATGGCCAGGGAGAG gagaagaaggaagacaAATCAGACAAGTCAGACGAACCAGAAGATGGGAAGAACTAA
- the LOC101777164 gene encoding 26S proteasome non-ATPase regulatory subunit 4 homolog isoform X1 has translation MVLEATMICIDNSEWMRNGDYAPSRFQAQADAVNLICGAKTQSNPENTVGVMTMAGKGVRVLVTPTSDLGKILACMHGLEVGAEANLAAAIQVAQLALKHRQNKRQQQRIIAFIGSPVKYDKKVLETIGKKLKKNNVALDIVDFGESDDEKPEKLEALIAAVNSSDSSHIVHVPPGDNALSDVLLSTPIFTGEEGGSGFAASAAAAAATGASGFEFGVDPNVDPELALALRLSMEEERARQEAIAKKAAEDTSNTENKDHASSSNSDSIMAEAEPASNAAADDKKQPKDDDDLLQQALAMSMEGGASGSAAVADAAMAEAGAVDPDLALALQMSVQDANMSSDSDMSKVFEDRSFVKSILNSLPGVDPNDPSVKDLLASLHGQGEQEKKEDKSDKSDEPEDGKN, from the exons ATGGTGCTCGAG GCGACCATGATCTGCATAGACAACTCGGAGTGGATGCGGAACGGCGACTACGCGCCGTCGCGGTTCCAGGCGCAGGCTGATGCGGTCAACCTCATCTGCGGCGCCAAGACTCAG TCGAACCCGGAGAACACGGTAGGCGTCATGACGATGGCCGGCAAGGGCGTCCGCGTGCTTGTCACTCCCACCAGTGACCTCGGCAAGATCCTCGCCTGTATGCACG GGTTGGAAGTTGGTGCTGAGGCAAACTTGGCTGCGGCCATCCAGGTTGCTCAGCTGGCGCTAAAGCATCGCCAGAACAAGAGGCAGCAGCAGAGGATTATAGCTTTTATTGGAAG TCCTGTTAAATACGACAAGAAAGTTTTGGAGACAATTGGAAAGAAGCTGAAAAAGAACAATGTTGCTCTTGACATTGTTGACTTCGGTGAATCTGATGATGAAAAGCCCGAGAAACTGGAAGCATTGATTGCTGCTGTCAACAGCAGTGACAGCAGTCACATTGTTCATGTTCCTCCTGGCGATAATGCCCTCTCTGATGTCCTTCTAAG CACTCCTATATTTACGGGGGAAGAAGGTGGAAGCGGATTTGCTGCttcagcagctgctgcagcagctacTGGAGCATCTGGATTTGAATTTGGTGTGGACCCAAATGTAGATCCAGAATTGGCACTTGCCCTGCGGTTATCTATGGAGGAAGAGCGAGCAAGGCAAGAGGCTATTGCGAAAAAGGCTGCTGAGGATACTTCGAATACTGAAAATAAGGACCATGCCTCAAGCTCAAACAGCGATTCTATTATGGCTGAAGCAGAACCTGCCTCaaatgctgctgctgatgaCAAAAAACAGCCAAAG gatgatgatgatctacTACAGCAGGCACTTGCAATGTCAATGGAGGGCGGTGCTTCAGGATCTGCAGCTGTGGCTGATGCTGCTATGGCAGAAGCTGGTGCAGTTGACCCCGACTTGGCACTGG CTCTTCAAATGTCTGTCCAGGATGCTAACATGTCCAGTGACTCTGATATGAGCAAGGTGTTCGAAGACAGATCATTTGTTAAATCTATCCTTAACTCG CTTCCTGGTGTTGATCCCAATGATCCATCTGTCAAAGATTTGCTGGCGTCATTGCATGGCCAGGGAGAG caggagaagaaggaagacaAATCAGACAAGTCAGACGAACCAGAAGATGGGAAGAACTAA
- the LOC101777164 gene encoding 26S proteasome non-ATPase regulatory subunit 4 homolog isoform X3: MVLEATMICIDNSEWMRNGDYAPSRFQAQADAVNLICGAKTQSNPENTVGVMTMAGKGVRVLVTPTSDLGKILACMHGLEVGAEANLAAAIQVAQLALKHRQNKRQQQRIIAFIGSPVKYDKKVLETIGKKLKKNNVALDIVDFGESDDEKPEKLEALIAAVNSSDSSHIVHVPPGDNALSDVLLSTPIFTGEEGGSGFAASAAAAAATGASGFEFGVDPNVDPELALALRLSMEEERARQEAIAKKAAEDTSNTENKDHASSSNSDSIMAEAEPASNAAADDKKQPKDDDDLLQQALAMSMEGGASGSAAVADAAMAEAGAVDPDLALALQMSSFL, encoded by the exons ATGGTGCTCGAG GCGACCATGATCTGCATAGACAACTCGGAGTGGATGCGGAACGGCGACTACGCGCCGTCGCGGTTCCAGGCGCAGGCTGATGCGGTCAACCTCATCTGCGGCGCCAAGACTCAG TCGAACCCGGAGAACACGGTAGGCGTCATGACGATGGCCGGCAAGGGCGTCCGCGTGCTTGTCACTCCCACCAGTGACCTCGGCAAGATCCTCGCCTGTATGCACG GGTTGGAAGTTGGTGCTGAGGCAAACTTGGCTGCGGCCATCCAGGTTGCTCAGCTGGCGCTAAAGCATCGCCAGAACAAGAGGCAGCAGCAGAGGATTATAGCTTTTATTGGAAG TCCTGTTAAATACGACAAGAAAGTTTTGGAGACAATTGGAAAGAAGCTGAAAAAGAACAATGTTGCTCTTGACATTGTTGACTTCGGTGAATCTGATGATGAAAAGCCCGAGAAACTGGAAGCATTGATTGCTGCTGTCAACAGCAGTGACAGCAGTCACATTGTTCATGTTCCTCCTGGCGATAATGCCCTCTCTGATGTCCTTCTAAG CACTCCTATATTTACGGGGGAAGAAGGTGGAAGCGGATTTGCTGCttcagcagctgctgcagcagctacTGGAGCATCTGGATTTGAATTTGGTGTGGACCCAAATGTAGATCCAGAATTGGCACTTGCCCTGCGGTTATCTATGGAGGAAGAGCGAGCAAGGCAAGAGGCTATTGCGAAAAAGGCTGCTGAGGATACTTCGAATACTGAAAATAAGGACCATGCCTCAAGCTCAAACAGCGATTCTATTATGGCTGAAGCAGAACCTGCCTCaaatgctgctgctgatgaCAAAAAACAGCCAAAG gatgatgatgatctacTACAGCAGGCACTTGCAATGTCAATGGAGGGCGGTGCTTCAGGATCTGCAGCTGTGGCTGATGCTGCTATGGCAGAAGCTGGTGCAGTTGACCCCGACTTGGCACTGG CTCTTCAAATGTCTTCCTTTTTGTGA